A window from Mycobacterium botniense encodes these proteins:
- a CDS encoding DUF6932 family protein produces the protein MERIILTVIAATLALGGLVSASPSAHALPRCRRCGRPPGLRNSSRPRTDELGLLPPSPNPYPATLNEIHQRFVLEAPEQTRERRSLIFEALRLHVAMMRRLFKHCRIWLAGGFVTHKADPPRDADLAFLLPARLMSHALSQTALPLWTLADVTGRIGAGGPLGLTPRLQPCLGLTDSFLVNSESLANVEYWRRLWSSVIDRSGAATVRTKGFVEVVDD, from the coding sequence ATGGAGCGCATCATCCTGACCGTGATAGCTGCGACGCTAGCCTTGGGTGGCCTGGTGTCTGCGTCGCCGTCGGCCCACGCGCTGCCGCGCTGTCGTCGATGCGGCCGACCACCGGGCCTTCGCAATTCCAGTCGCCCTCGAACAGACGAGCTAGGCCTGCTTCCCCCCAGCCCCAACCCGTATCCGGCGACGCTTAATGAGATTCACCAGCGGTTCGTCTTGGAGGCTCCCGAACAGACTCGCGAGCGCCGTAGCCTGATTTTCGAGGCTCTTCGCCTCCATGTCGCAATGATGCGACGGTTGTTCAAACACTGCCGGATATGGCTCGCCGGCGGATTCGTCACCCACAAGGCCGATCCTCCACGCGATGCTGACCTGGCTTTCCTTCTGCCCGCACGGCTGATGTCACACGCTCTTAGCCAAACCGCGCTACCGTTGTGGACGTTGGCTGACGTGACAGGCCGCATCGGCGCGGGAGGGCCGCTGGGTCTCACACCTAGGTTGCAGCCTTGCCTGGGCTTGACGGACTCTTTCCTAGTTAATTCGGAGTCGCTGGCCAACGTGGAATACTGGAGAAGGCTTTGGTCCAGTGTCATCGATCGCAGCGGTGCCGCCACCGTGAGGACCAAAGGCTTCGTGGAGGTTGTCGATGACTGA